CGGCGTAGCGATTTTGGCAGTCGCCTGGTGGCGTCGGGGCCATCGAGGTGAAGCCAAGGAATTACCGCTCGAGAATCTCAGTTGGAAGATGGCGTTAGCAATCGGCACGATTCAATGTATCGCGATGTGGCCCGGGACGAGTCGCAGCTTGGTGACCATTGTCGGCGGTGTGATGGTTGGGCTGAGTCTGACGGCGGCGGTTGAGTTCAGTTTCTTATTGGGCGTTCTGACGCTGTTGGCAGCCACCGTTTACAAAGCGAAGGATGCCGGGCCGGTGATGGTTGAGGCCTATGGTTGGTGGCCGATGATCGTGGGTTCGATTGCAGCCTGGGTATCTGCCGTCATTGCGGTGAAATGGATGGTGAATTACTTAAAGCGGCACGGCATGCAGCTGTTTGGTTATTATCGAGTGGGGTTGGCGATTGTGGTCGCGATTTGTTTGGTGTTGGGCTGGTTGCCCTCCTAATTGCGTTTCCTGAGCCTTTTTCGCTTGAAAAAGCGAACCCCTTGGCTGCGGCTTTCGTCTACAATAGAGTAAAGAAGCTGAGATCTCGACGATGACTCGAGATCGACCACGAAGTCATTGGGGGCGAATTTGGATTCGACCGGGTGGCATGAA
The sequence above is drawn from the Pirellulaceae bacterium genome and encodes:
- a CDS encoding undecaprenyl-diphosphate phosphatase, encoding MNWWEAIVLGIVEGFTEYLPVSSTGHLILTQRMLGIEQTEASDSYAVCIQAGAIIAVVGLYWRRIRDMLIGIGCKLTGRESDGHGFQLAVNIIVAFLPAAVIGLLFDDMIEAMLFGLWPIVFAWFVGGVAILAVAWWRRGHRGEAKELPLENLSWKMALAIGTIQCIAMWPGTSRSLVTIVGGVMVGLSLTAAVEFSFLLGVLTLLAATVYKAKDAGPVMVEAYGWWPMIVGSIAAWVSAVIAVKWMVNYLKRHGMQLFGYYRVGLAIVVAICLVLGWLPS